The Cannabis sativa cultivar Pink pepper isolate KNU-18-1 chromosome 8, ASM2916894v1, whole genome shotgun sequence genomic interval atttatacatataattaaaaaattgattcaaacaattttattaatttctttcttcTATTGATTTTAATAATATTCTTTGCTAATGACATCGATATTAAATGTAGTAGCGACTATAGGTGAGATGTGGTATTGAGAATTGTGACTTTGAATGTAGTGACGACTACAAGTGAAATATGGTGACGATAACGACTTTGAACATAGTAACAACTACAAAGTGAGATACAATGATTATAACGTGTTTGATATTGGCGGCTATAAGTGAGATGCGGTACTGATGATAATAGCTTTGAATGTAGTAACGACTACAAGTGAGATACGGCGATGAAAACGACTTTGAATATAGTGAGAATTACTAGTGAAATACGGTAATAATGACTTtaaacttttctttttatttttcaatttacatAACTTGATTTAAtagatattaattaaaaatatttatgatatataatttaaatttcataataaatatatactaaaaatatttttaaaaaattatatacacttaatataaattaaaatttataccaatatttaaatatttagctATGTTATCtagtttaaaataaattagagCTCCCGGCGAGGATCGAACTCGCGACCTTTCGCTTACGAAGCGAACGCACTACCACTATGCTACGGAAGCAGCTGAAATTTGTCCTATCTTTTATAcaataaatttaactaaaaaaatattggtTCATTCTTTTACATTTTTCATCTCCTTCAATCTCAGCGGCCAAAGCAGTGAGAATTAGGGGTGGCGCCGACAGAGATTGAGAGACAAGTTAGAGATGTGTGGAATTGCTTTGATTATTTTGGGCATTCGGTTTGACCTTGACCATTCCACATCTCACTCTCTTAACTCTCATCAAGTTAGCATTCCACTCTTCTCAATCTATCTTCCATTtcaatttacatatatatatgatacaCATGCATTGGCTAACTATCTTTTATAGTTGCAGCAACTGGGTTTTGATATTGATGATCTTGAAGCCGCTTTACGTAGGAGAGGTCCTGATAGCCTGGGTACCCGGAAGCTCTTTCTTCAACAAAGGATTTCGTCTTCGGAAAACCCTGAAATCGTATCTTTTATTGACGGAGAAGAGCAGTGTGGGGACGACGAAGGATTTAGCTTTGACTTGGCTAATGGTCGAACGGAGAAGCAGCAAAGTGGTTTCACAGTTGGGCACGATTCTTTTGCAGAGTTACACTTCTTTGGTGCCACTTTGCAACTCAGGGGAGTAAGTCCCATCGTTCAGCCCTTGATAGATTCATCTGGAAATATCCTCGTTTACAACGGTATATTCGTATACATTTGTATATATGCATATTTGTTGAGCTTGTTCTTTACTTTGAATTTGAGTTTGACTCTGTTTCTTTGGTGGACATGAAAGGTGAGATATTTGGTGGGGTGCACATTGGTAGCGACGAGAATGATGCGGCAGTTCTAATGCAAGCTTTGGAGAAATGCTGCTCCTGCAATACCCATTTGGATAAAAAAGTATGCTATTGCGATCAAAGGGGGAAATCTTCTGTCAAAGACGTTCTATCAACAATTAGGGGACCTTGGGCTCTTATCTACTGGCAGGTAACTCTAAGAATTGGTAAGTTTTTCTGCTTATTTTGATTAGAATCCGATACAGCATTCGTCTTGCTGTTTTCTGAAATGTGCTGTATGTAATTTGACGTATAGGATAGTTCAAGGACTCTGTGGTTTGGTCGAGATGCATTTGGTAGACGGAGTCTGCTTGTTCACTGGCCGACAGTGGAGGATTCTCGGTTTATGCTTTCTTCTGTGTCACCCCTTTCTTCTGCTGAAAAGAATTCTGGTATTTATTGcttgatttttttcttatataagaAGTAGAACTGTAGAAGTAGTTGTTTGGATGACAATTAAAAGTTGACCAATTTTCTTAGGAAAATGTGTTGAATTATCAATATGCATTGATGTTAGCATACTAAAGTCGTCTTGAACAAGTATAGTACTTATATGATAACCTGAAGGCCTTGGAAATTTTGCAGTTCATTCtgacaaattattattttcgtcTCCCTTTGCAAATTTGTGGAACGTGGAAGGAGGGATAAAAATCTTACATAAAGGCGGATTGTTTAGTCATGGGTCTGTTTGTGAGTGTGTACTAGTTCGATATCTTTTACAGCTTGACTgaaaattttgtaattaatcCACCACAGATTTAGACATTGACCATGGGACTACTAGTCTTAGATTCTGGGAAGAACTTCCATGCGGTATCTATAGCTTGAGTGTAGATGCTTCCAATATTGACAGTTGCCTGGTTGCTGAAGTTAAAAAGCACGAATGGACTGATGCACTACTCGAGCAGTTGATAAAATGGGAGAGAACATGTGTTGAACCTGTACCTATGGAGCCACATACTTCTCATTGTAAGACTGTTGTGATGCAAGATAGCAAGCATTCAGCCTACTCAAATATATTTCCACCTGAATCAGGTTGGTAATTTAATCATAACaacaattataaaaatattatatataagtataGGTTCTTTCGCATGATGCATCATGTTTATAACTTTCATTTTTGTTTGGTAGGACCTATACAAGTTTCAATTTCGGTTCCAGCAGAGACTGTGCTTTGTTCTTTAAGAGAATCAGTTAGGAGACGTTCTTCTTTGCACACAATATTTCAGGTATATTAAAATGCTATTAAAGAATGTTTTTTGCTTTAGGTACACATAATGAACTAGCAATATAGTGGCTTTGCATGTGGTGAACAGTGAATTGATGATCATTGAGATTTACTTTGTGCTTATCATCTGTTTACTTATGGGTTGCCCACATTTGTAGCTTCTATCATCTTCTGAAAGCATCTATTTTGAGTCCTTAAAGAACCTGAGTTTAGTTGCCCATCTGTAGGTGGTTGTATTTAGCATTTTGATTATTGTCAATCTTGTTTGTTTCTCTCACGTAGTCTTGAGTTTTGTCATACTCTTGTATTTGGTCTAAGGCTATGCTTGGGAAAGAAATTGTATTTTCTTGCATTAATTGTTGGCTTTCTCACTGCTTATGGTTCTAATTGAAGTGTTTGGATTGTGGTTGCATCTTAGTCAGAACCGTGTGGTGTAGAAAAGCAACTCATTCCAGTGGCTGTTCTCTTCTCTGGTGGATTAGATTCCATGATACTTGCAGCATTGTTGAATGAGTGCTTAGATCCTAGATGTAAGTACTGACGTATAAGTTAAGTGATTTTCCACTTCAATTTTCCATGATTATGAATTCATTAAAACCCAGCCTTCTCTGTTTCTTTagaatttacaacaaaaaaaaaaagttacaagttttgttgtggATCATTCATTGTAATTTGTTTCTGGCTGACtttgattcttttttttttaaacagatGAGATTGACTTACTTAATGTGAGTTTTGATGGGGAGTCTGCACCTGATAGGATTTCTGCTAAGGCTGGGGTAGCCGAATTAAGAAGAATTGCACCTTCAAGAAAGTACATGACAAACTCTTTCATGCTGCACAACTGTGAACCTCTCTTTTCTTGTGTGTTTGCTTAGATGATTCTCTTCTTGCATGTGTATATAATGAAATTTCAATGATTTTATTATGAGTATGCTCATTGATTTTGAACAATCCCGTATTGTTTCTTGGTGCTTGTGCATTCTGAACATGAGATGTGAATGAGATAACAtcaaattttgttttcttctttttcaaaattgaaTCTCTCATTTACTTAATCTCTGATGGTTTAGTTTCAATCATCGCTGGCTTAATCTGCTCATGAAATTTTATCATGTTTCTTACCACATGAGACATTAAATGCAGGTGGAAACTTGTCGAGATTGATTCTGATTTGTCAACCTTGACCTTCGAAACAAAGCATGTTATGTCTCTCATAAGTCCTTCGAACACATTCATGGTATGTTTCTAATTTTGTAAGCAAAGCATGTTATTAAGAAAATATGCCAAATGTCCAAAAGCACATTTTATATTCTACCTTCTTTTGATGTTTTGTATCATCAATTTAGTGTCCGAAGTTCATACCATGAACAACATCTTTCCTCTATACATTTCTGTTTGATGGAATCTTATATTCTATCACATGTTTCAGGATCTGAATATTGGAATAGCTTTATGGCTAGCTGCTGGTGGTGATGGATGGATGCATGAGAATTATGAACGTGTTAGATACAGGTCGAAAGCTAGGATTCTCCTAGTTGGTTCAGGTGCTGATGAGCAATGTGCTGGCTATGGGAGGCACAGAACAAAATATAGAAATGGAAGGTAAAGCTTTCTCATGTAGAGTATGTTCTGTCAAGCATTTTATTGTTAGAAAGTGGACTAATAGTTTATAGATTTTAGGTTTCAtatttgtattgtattaaaaatatctaaagtggattttaaaaaaaaaagaatatatctTTAGTGGATTGTAGTAGCTTTTCTAGCCTACTTATTTGTGGTTTGATATTTATTAGTTGGCTTGGACTAAATGAGGAAATGAAGTTGGATATGCAGAGAATTTGGAAAAGAAACCTAGGAAGAGATGATAGATGCATTGCTGATAATGGCAAGGAGGTACAGAGCTATTCAATATGTTTTTGTTTCTTTGGTTAGTGTGTTTTATAATgagtatattaaattttaatcagGCAAGGTTTCCTTTCTTGGATGAAGATGTCATAAAAGTTTTACTGGATATCCCTCTTTGGGAAGTTACTGACCTGAATCAACCTAGCGGGGTTGGTGATAAGAAGATTTTGAGAGAGGTAAGTGCTATTTTCGTCGTCTTTCTTACATTATTTGAGTTAGGATTCATCCTAGTAGTGGATACCAGGATCATGACCAGGACAAGTCATTAATTGTTTTTGCATATCATGTTTTCTGAAGGTTGCACAACTGCTTGGATTACACGAAGCTTCATCTCTGCCTAAAAGAGCCATTCAGGTGTGCTTACTTATtaacaaagttttttttttttttttttttttgattaaagtACTTATTAACAGAGTTGAAGCCTTTTTACTATTCATATTCTTGTTTTAACGCTCTTTGAGTATTCAAGTGAACAAGTCTTTGTGCTTTATGGAACATATAGTTTGGTACAAGAATTGCAAGGGAATCAAATCGAAAGAACTTTGGAAGTAACCGTGCAGCAAACCAAGCATCTGCAGGTAGTGTAGTGATTCATGCGAAAACTGTATTGAATTAATTCCATCCTATGGTGAATCAAATTCAACAGATTTCTcgcgtaaaaaaaaaaaaattcaacagaTTTCTTTCCTTTTCTGTTCATCATTTTGCTCAATTTGGGGCAATTTTTGTTACGCCTTTGGCTATGGGTGGTGAGGACAGGTGTTTGCCAAAGTGGATGACCTGCAGCTGCTTGTTTTGTAATGAACCTGGTCtgtcttcaagttttgatccagTGTTTGATTGGCAAAGCTTTGTTTTCCACCACAAGCTTGTTTTACATTAGTGAGAAATTAGTGTCACTAGACATTGTGCTGGTAATAAATTTTTACACCAAATGGGTATTTTGCAATTTTTGACATTATGTTCAtctgtttatttttatacttttattaaattcttaattggtgttttttctttttttggtctAAAGAAGTTGTACTGTTTACATGGGCATTAGAGGGATTATCTATGTCATATGCCATAAAATAAACAAAGAACCGCATTATCTGCTCACTTTTGAATTGAAGCTAAGGGAAATTGATCAAAAGAGTTATTTGCGGTATAATTCCCATAAATGCTTAGTTTATTGCAACTtacctcaaattttaaaattttagtctTTTACCCATGTTCTGTTAGCACGTAATCATTTCCATCTATTTTTAGGTGTTAAGTGCCAAATTGGCTGTTCATGTGTACATAAAAATTGTCCACATAAATATAGTGTACACATGACACAATATTATTGGTCCGCATAAAtaactatttaaaaataaaataaaaatgaattacttaaaataaaaataaaattatttaaaataaacaatttttttctttttctttttttattttagcctttttttttaacttcacgctttctctctctccccggtctcttctttcttcttcatcataTACAGATCACCACAATTGCCACCATAACCCACCACCATCGTACGAACCCACAACCCACCACCACCGTACGAACCTATAAACTCGTTTAATACTCAAATCACGCACTCGCAACCCACCACCATCGTACAAACTGATAAACCGCTCTCTCTCTCCGACGACCTACTAGTCGTTCTCATGGAAGGTGACCACAAAAACAGGATCTCATCAAACGAGAAGACGAAATCGCAGCTCCTTTGAAGGTGTTGCATCTTCCTCGTTTGTTGTTGCAGATCCTCACGATGTCGATTGTCTCTCGTTCACCGGGTCTTGGTGTTGCTTGAAGAGGGCGGAAGGTCTGAACGGTGTAGGCTTTGATGGGTCAGATTCATCGTTGACGGTTTGGGTTCAGATCTCGTTTCAGATAAAGAGAGAGCATGAGAGAAAAATGGTTTTCTGAGGGTTTGGGATAAactttcagcaaaaaaaaaggTCTCTGTGAtgatttattagatttaaattattttttgtgttttctttttcttgtgtTTCTTATTTAGATCTCATGGTATTTTTTCTTAGTGTTGATTTAGATTAGAGAGACAATCAGTGATGGTGGCTATGGGATCGGAGAAAGCGAACATGTTGGAGCCAATCCACAAAATAGTTCCCAAGTGATCTCAAGCCAACGTCGCAACACACATTGACTCACTCCCTACTTTCACATCACAATGAATCTTAATCCAGTCTTCCAAAAGAGGGGATCAAAGGAGAGCAACACCAGCAAGAGGAGAAGGGAACAAAGAGGAGCTATAATTTTCATAACAATGAGTAATAgagttaatataatatttaatactatttaaattattattgtgtACTTCATTATTACGGATATGTCAAATCGTATTCACCACAGTCGAAGCATAGAGGAACATCTCTTTCACATTAgtttacaaaattaataaagataataagaattattttaatttgactAAAGTGTTCTTAATAgaaaatgataattttaattgatgataaatttttctaatagtttttaataccaaattataaaatattttgtttacataattaataacaGTAATTGGAGTATTTTTATTTGACTAGGCTACCATTTTGATAGAAAATGCAATTTACTTGATAATAAATTGgagtttttttgttttgttttgttttgttttgttttttttttaattttatactttatttatttatttatttatttatttatttttgcatttttacggatATCTATATAGAAACCCACATAGCAACTTAAATCGCAATCAAAATCTATATAGCAACCTAGATAGAAACTACCGGAGTAACTCAAActgttgaaaaaaaattaaaaaaaatagtatatggggtaattcctctaacaaatttatctttttattttaaataataaactataaaataattttcatcaCAAATAATGGTATTACTTGTGAAAATGGGGATTcacgtgatttttttttttaaaaatttatgctTTTAGAATACTTATATTATAATAGCATGTTTACTTAAAGCGATGAAATTAATTAATGGgattaattatttgtttattaaaaaTTTTCATGGGAGAACTAGTGGGGCCTAATTGTGTTATTTGAGTTTTTTGACTTGTTCGTTACTAGCTTACCCTAAAGACTAGCTCATACTTACATCATGGGAACTCGGTAGCATAATTGAGTGAGTGTGTAAGTCATAGACATTGACATTGATAATCTCTATGTTAAAAGTGTTAACGCAGGTTTTCGTTAACGATAATGAGCCTAATTTCGTGATAGGTTTagcacaataaatattgaaaaataaaagaagtaaAAGTAACACCAAgttttttatgtggttttgcaattaactctgcatagtccataagtcaatcttattcagactTTTCTGATACAGAACTAGGGTTCTTATTTTTCTCTCAAGGATTTTTCGTCCCCATTTTCTGTACATTCTGCCCCTATTCATAATAACATAGGTTGGCAGTTAATTACATTCAAATTCAAATCTTATAACAATATTTTCCCAAAATTGTGGGCCTTAATTACGCTCAACGTAAATAAATGcagttattatttgaaaatcatacaGCTGTGATTAAACCGCTTTTAAAGGGTCAACACTGACGTGAATTAAGACACACTGCAAAGTGTATCTCGCCGGGGCATCTCGCTTAGTACTAACAACAATAACCCTGACAACGAGCTGGAACTTTTCTCATATCTTTTCAAGGTTGATAATGTAAATCCCGTCTGCGCGTGAAGACATAACACTCCATCTGACAACCGCAGTTCTTGGTGACAAGATGAACTTCAGTAGCcaacatcatttgaatgtcagcTTCTTTCTCAGAGAGCTGACGTAACAGAGCAGTGGAGCTCATTGAAAGATGTCTTGAGCTGATTAGTGAAGGTACCAAGAGTATGCCTTCCTATGGCGAGATGGATATTTCGCTATTCGTTATCCATGTCCTTCCAGCTACTACACTTAGTTAGTATAGTGTATATTATACGCTGTGTTCTAACAGCCTATTCGACTCGTCAACACCTTTCTACACATAGCAAGGTTGATGCCTCGCTATGTATTATCGATGTCATCCTTATGGTTATATCCTTTGACACGAAATGGTTTCGCATTAATACGTGAGTCAATAGTTCTTACATCCTTGTCTCGCTAGAGACTATGCAGTTTACGAGTTATAAATATACCTGATTGACTCtgcatttaatgagttattccatttaaTATCTTTTAATATAATTGCTATTATATTTGTTGATTCGTATTCCCCAAGGTTGATACGTGTCATCTTCTAAAGTACCAGCCGAATTTAGGGTAcaacaattgccccttaaaaagtccTTTTCAGTGAAAAGTGCTTTTTAAATGATTACCgagggtatttttgtcatagtctaattttagaattataattgattaattaaaagcaattaactgagtcttacaagaagtatggtctcaactagtatggggaccatgggcttatacaaccgagcttccaataagcagatatagaatttaccaagtaaattccctgacttattaattccttattgcatccatcatcgaatttggaattgcactctcagtcatatagaacgctctatatgttccacgatatagatacgctataaacatttaaccatcgttctaatcccaataatcaaagatcctatatagatgatttacaccgagtagggataaatttaccgtttcacccctcaatgtattttatccttaaaacacttagcttcctataaatgatatttcagtgagctaatataatcactgaaacaagagctcttccatttatatctattaagccaagctcgaaggaaatcatcgtttcacttctatgtccagatagaagctatagattccatatctatgtttagcgctcccactcaattgtactatcatgttcccaaaatgtacgtatcatcctgaccaaaaagtaggcttaactaacaaaccaaagatcatgaatagcactccttagattgaacctaagcatgtcacggttaagatcttttgatctaagatcaaccagtgatattgacttagaaagatacaacggtaagattataatatctttaccaagatcaatatcggtcccagttcAATGTATACTCGatacatccgaaactagcatactttgccaatgttctggaaagaacataacacttatccaaggtgtaagtatactttattactaattatcacatcagtgtaaatccagtgcactgatgaatcagggacattatcttttgaagcatataatcataattacattccactgtgttgacatcactgtaattgtgaataactatatgttctggacttaacagattttgtacacattaaaccataaacatgaaaactacatgtaaacataaatgacttctaatcttttattgataacaaatcacaTTAggttgaaatgagttttatttagggcataaaatcccaacacggGAGTGGGCCAAATACCAAAGAAATGAACATGGTTGGGCATGGGCCTATTGGTGTTGGGCCGATACTCAGTTGTGAGAAGCAAAAACTTCCCGTGGTAATTCTTGGAAACGAAAGTGGTGGTGATAACGATTCAAAGCTCTCTGTTTTGGGACAGGATTATTCTGAGCATCTTGATGAAAGGAGGTCTCTTTCCATATTTTTCCAAGCTTAAGAAGGATATCTTCAAGAACTGGCTGAGTTCACCTCTCACGGCCCAATTAAAAGAAAAGCGGGTCTATGTGACATTGGTGTTCAACCGACTTCTGAAACTAATGAGAGAACCACATCGGTGAAGAAGCGGAGACTTGATGTTGAGACTTACTCATTAAAGATCGTGCCTAAATGGAATATGAAGCTATAGTAAAATGTGTGGTTAGGGATTTTCCTCGTGGTGTTGGCCCCAGGGGCAGTGAGCCGGATGTGTCTTGTGAATTGCCTGGCTCTGGTAATTTTGAGGAGCCATCTTTGGTTGATGGGAGCTCTCGAGTGGCCGTCTCTGCTGGTTACTCCTATCACGTGGACAAACCAATCTCTGCCAGTCAATCCTCGAGACTCACTGCTTGGAAGGCAAGGGTCAGGATGATGGATATTGCTATTCCTAGGAAGGATCATGTCATTATTGAAGATGTGGGCTCGGTGGTGGGTTTTCCTATCAACATTATTACCCCTGTGGAGGAGATGGACAACCCTCCTCCATAGGCGCCATGAGAGGCGTTGCTTGGAACTGTAGAGGGTTGGGGCAGACCTCTACAGTTCTAGAAGTTAAAGCCCTAGTTCGTTTGTGCTCGCCTGACTTCTTATTCATTTCCGAACTCAAAAGCGACCCCGCTCACTTGGTACGTTCTCTAAAAAGCTTgcacttttattttaatattattgttCATGCAATTGGTGGTGCAGGTGGCCTCCTCCTGGCTTGGAAGGCTGGGTTTGAATTTGAAACGGTCTGTATAACAAAGAATCATATCTCTAGTTTTGTGTACTCGGACCCTGCGCATCATCCCTGGTTGTTGTCGTGTGTTTATGGACCGCCCTACTTCAATGAAAAGAATACGTTCTGGACGAAATTGATGGAGCTTGGTCTCAATTTCGGGGGGCCTTGGTTGATCCTTGGTGACGTTAACTTTGTGTTGAAGAGTTCTGAAAGGATGGGCTCAAGGGGGAGAGATCAATTCTTGCCTTTCATTTATGATTTGATCAATAGATCTGGCTTAATTGATCTGCCGGTTAAAGGCAATTGTCTCACCCGGGATAACCATCGTGATGGCGATGCTCATGTCAAATCGGCCCTTGACAAGGATTTGACCAACGTTTAGTGGCTGGGTCTCTTCCCGAAGGCGGTTGTTCAATCTATCCACACATGCAACTCAGATCACTACCCCCTTTTCATCAGTACTCTGAACTAGGATTCCAAACCTTAAAAGTCTTTCCGGTTTGAAGCCTGGTGGACCAGGGACCCTCGTAGTGTCTTGGTTGTGGAGAGTGCTTGGGGCTCATTGTCCCATAGATGGGCCCCGACGAGGATTTTCAAGAAGGTGGGGACCATTCGCCTGACGCTTAGCAAGTGGAGTAGGAATCAATTTGGGAAATTAGACAATCGCATTGCTCAGCTTGAACGCCATCTGAACCTTATTCAGGGTTGTCCAGCTGGGACAAGGATTTGGGCCGAGGAGTTGGAAACCAGAAAGTCTCTTAACAAGGCTTTAAGACAAAAAGCCCTTTACTGGCAACAAAGATCCTGGGTTTCTTGGATCAAGGATGGTGATAAGTGCTCGAAGTTCTTCTTCACTACGACCACAATcataaatagaaaaaatgtGATTGAGACAATCTTGAACAAAGATGGGGTGTGGTTGAGTAGCGGATCTGACATTGGAAGAGAATTGTCGGATTTTTTGGGAAGCATTTTTAAAAACTCGGTATGGTCCTTTAGAAATCTTAAACTACATGATCCCGAACCACCTTTCTCTCGAGGAGCAAAGGGATCTGGTAGTCGTGCCGAACGCCGAGGAAATTAGGCAGACTTTGTTCTCTATGGGTAGCCTGAAAGCTCCGGGGCCTGATGGTATGTCGGTGCTGTTCTATAAGCATTATTGGAATTCAGTTGGGAGCGATTTTTGCGATGCTgtggatgatttttttttatctccgACCACATGCATAGGGGCATCAATGCAACAAATGTGATCCTAATTCCTAAAGTCGATAACCCTAAGAAGGTTTCACAATTTAGACCAATCTCACTCTGCAACGTGGTCTACAAGGTTATCTCCGAAATTCTGGCTAATAGAATTCGTCCGGTGCTTCCCAGACTGATATTCCCTACTCAGGCGACTTTTGTGCCAGGCCGTAGCATAAATGACAATAATGTTTTGGTCCAGGAAATCATTTACTCGTCCAAACGCAAGAAGGGTAGAGAAGGCCTCTTCGCAATCAAAATTGATCTAGTGAAAGGGTATGATAAACTTAGCTGGAATTTTATTGATCATGTTCTCAGCAGTTTCAAGGTTCCAGACTTATTCAGGAAATGGGTTTCCCAGTGTATTACTACTACTACTTTCAATATACatcttaatggaggaaggaTTAGCAGTCTTACTCCTGAGTGTGGGTTACGACAAGGCGACCCCCTGTCCCCGTATCTTTTTATATGGGCTGCTGACATTCTTTCTCGGATCCTGGGGAAGGCACTTGAAGAAGGAACTATTAAAGGCATCAGGCTGAGTAGAGAAGGCCCTACTCTGTCCCATCttttctttgctgatgatcttatTCTTGTGGGTAGAACGA includes:
- the LOC115701178 gene encoding uncharacterized protein LOC115701178 isoform X1 — translated: MCGIALIILGIRFDLDHSTSHSLNSHQLQQLGFDIDDLEAALRRRGPDSLGTRKLFLQQRISSSENPEIVSFIDGEEQCGDDEGFSFDLANGRTEKQQSGFTVGHDSFAELHFFGATLQLRGVSPIVQPLIDSSGNILVYNGEIFGGVHIGSDENDAAVLMQALEKCCSCNTHLDKKVCYCDQRGKSSVKDVLSTIRGPWALIYWQDSSRTLWFGRDAFGRRSLLVHWPTVEDSRFMLSSVSPLSSAEKNSDLDIDHGTTSLRFWEELPCGIYSLSVDASNIDSCLVAEVKKHEWTDALLEQLIKWERTCVEPVPMEPHTSHCKTVVMQDSKHSAYSNIFPPESGPIQVSISVPAETVLCSLRESVRRRSSLHTIFQSEPCGVEKQLIPVAVLFSGGLDSMILAALLNECLDPRYEIDLLNVSFDGESAPDRISAKAGVAELRRIAPSRKWKLVEIDSDLSTLTFETKHVMSLISPSNTFMDLNIGIALWLAAGGDGWMHENYERVRYRSKARILLVGSGADEQCAGYGRHRTKYRNGSWLGLNEEMKLDMQRIWKRNLGRDDRCIADNGKEARFPFLDEDVIKVLLDIPLWEVTDLNQPSGVGDKKILREVAQLLGLHEASSLPKRAIQFGTRIARESNRKNFGSNRAANQASAGSVVIHAKTVLN
- the LOC115701178 gene encoding uncharacterized protein LOC115701178 isoform X2 translates to MCGIALIILGIRFDLDHSTSHSLNSHQQLGFDIDDLEAALRRRGPDSLGTRKLFLQQRISSSENPEIVSFIDGEEQCGDDEGFSFDLANGRTEKQQSGFTVGHDSFAELHFFGATLQLRGVSPIVQPLIDSSGNILVYNGEIFGGVHIGSDENDAAVLMQALEKCCSCNTHLDKKVCYCDQRGKSSVKDVLSTIRGPWALIYWQDSSRTLWFGRDAFGRRSLLVHWPTVEDSRFMLSSVSPLSSAEKNSDLDIDHGTTSLRFWEELPCGIYSLSVDASNIDSCLVAEVKKHEWTDALLEQLIKWERTCVEPVPMEPHTSHCKTVVMQDSKHSAYSNIFPPESGPIQVSISVPAETVLCSLRESVRRRSSLHTIFQSEPCGVEKQLIPVAVLFSGGLDSMILAALLNECLDPRYEIDLLNVSFDGESAPDRISAKAGVAELRRIAPSRKWKLVEIDSDLSTLTFETKHVMSLISPSNTFMDLNIGIALWLAAGGDGWMHENYERVRYRSKARILLVGSGADEQCAGYGRHRTKYRNGSWLGLNEEMKLDMQRIWKRNLGRDDRCIADNGKEARFPFLDEDVIKVLLDIPLWEVTDLNQPSGVGDKKILREVAQLLGLHEASSLPKRAIQFGTRIARESNRKNFGSNRAANQASAGSVVIHAKTVLN